Proteins from one Oscillatoria nigro-viridis PCC 7112 genomic window:
- the era gene encoding GTPase Era: MGVPAAPAGYKSGFVGIVGRPNVGKSTLMNQLVGQKIAITSPVSQTTRNRLRGILTTPEAQIIFVDTPGIHKPHHQLGKVLVQNARTAIQSVDVVLFVVDGSVESGGGDRYIVEILSNCKVPVILGMNKLDEQPSDCVLIDRTYEQIVNPEWPVVKFSALTGEGVESLQQLLIEHLEVGPYYYPPDLVTDQPERFIMGELIREQILLLTREEVPHSVAIAIDIVQEEAKITRILATIHVERDSQKGILIGKSGSMLKSIGSAAREQIQKLIEGKVYLELFVKVQPKWRQSRTRLAELGYRVEE; encoded by the coding sequence ATGGGTGTTCCCGCGGCTCCGGCGGGTTACAAATCGGGCTTTGTGGGTATTGTCGGACGCCCGAATGTCGGAAAATCAACGCTGATGAATCAGTTGGTGGGGCAGAAAATTGCGATTACTTCGCCGGTGTCTCAAACGACGCGCAACAGGCTGCGGGGCATCCTGACGACACCGGAAGCACAAATTATTTTTGTCGATACTCCGGGGATTCACAAGCCGCATCACCAATTGGGTAAGGTTTTGGTGCAGAATGCCCGCACAGCGATTCAGTCGGTGGATGTGGTGCTGTTTGTGGTGGATGGTTCGGTGGAATCGGGAGGGGGCGATCGATATATTGTCGAAATTCTCAGCAATTGCAAAGTTCCGGTGATTTTGGGGATGAATAAGTTGGACGAACAACCGTCGGATTGCGTGTTGATCGATCGAACTTACGAGCAAATTGTCAATCCTGAGTGGCCTGTAGTGAAATTTTCGGCTCTCACGGGCGAGGGTGTCGAGTCGCTGCAACAATTGTTAATCGAACATTTGGAGGTTGGGCCTTATTATTATCCGCCAGATTTGGTGACTGACCAGCCGGAACGCTTTATTATGGGCGAATTGATTCGGGAACAGATTTTGCTGCTGACGCGGGAAGAAGTGCCGCATTCCGTAGCAATCGCGATCGACATTGTTCAAGAAGAAGCAAAAATTACGCGCATTCTGGCGACAATTCACGTCGAACGGGATTCCCAAAAAGGTATTTTAATCGGTAAAAGCGGCAGTATGCTCAAGTCGATCGGCAGTGCGGCCCGGGAACAGATTCAAAAGTTAATTGAAGGCAAAGTATATTTGGAGTTATTTGTCAAAGTGCAGCCGAAGTGGCGGCAGTCCCGCACTCGTTTGGCGGAATTGGGCTATCGAGTCGAAGAGTAG
- a CDS encoding Uma2 family endonuclease — MIAAKENFPQLTPAEYFAWEAKQLEKHEYIDGQVYAMSGGSVNHGRIAIRLTAMFDNHLENSGCITGNSDIKINIVETSNYIYPDASVTCDDRDKTTTQYITYPCLIVEVLSPSTEAYDRGGKFRMYRKNPVLQDYLLVSSTSIEMDLYHKNDAGEWIIINYKESDTIELKSINLCFAIEQVYRGLDLTPQGE; from the coding sequence ATGATCGCCGCCAAAGAAAACTTTCCCCAACTTACCCCAGCAGAATACTTCGCCTGGGAAGCAAAGCAGCTAGAAAAACACGAGTATATCGACGGTCAAGTTTATGCCATGAGCGGCGGCAGCGTCAATCACGGTCGCATTGCCATCAGACTTACTGCCATGTTCGACAATCATTTAGAGAATAGCGGTTGCATAACGGGTAATTCGGACATCAAGATTAACATTGTTGAAACCAGTAACTATATTTACCCCGATGCCAGCGTCACCTGCGACGATCGCGATAAAACCACAACCCAATATATTACCTACCCCTGTTTAATCGTTGAAGTTCTTTCTCCTAGCACTGAGGCATACGATCGCGGGGGGAAATTTAGAATGTATCGTAAAAACCCTGTCTTACAAGATTACCTATTGGTTAGTTCCACCAGTATCGAAATGGATCTGTATCACAAAAATGATGCTGGTGAATGGATCATTATTAACTACAAAGAAAGCGATACCATCGAACTAAAAAGCATCAATCTCTGTTTTGCGATCGAGCAAGTCTATCGCGGACTTGACCTTACACCACAAGGTGAATAA
- a CDS encoding cold shock domain-containing protein, which yields MSIAADGRSLTTSRSRKGDSDGSKNGLTYILDLRYYSAIYRITFMTIDFGSIKGYNPERGFGFVGHTFFNPDGKVFFHIKKIKKKYPELAQNLDSGEAFETVNFWYEIETTEKGEQVSKLWLRKQYPSKLHK from the coding sequence ATGTCGATCGCTGCCGATGGGCGATCGTTAACTACATCACGATCGAGGAAAGGAGATTCCGATGGGAGTAAGAACGGTTTGACATACATTCTCGATCTGCGGTATTATTCGGCTATATATAGAATTACCTTTATGACAATAGATTTCGGCAGTATCAAAGGCTACAATCCTGAGAGAGGATTTGGGTTTGTCGGTCATACTTTTTTTAATCCTGATGGAAAAGTTTTCTTCCATATCAAAAAAATCAAGAAAAAATATCCTGAATTAGCCCAAAACTTGGACAGTGGTGAAGCTTTTGAAACAGTCAATTTCTGGTATGAAATTGAAACTACCGAAAAAGGCGAACAAGTTAGTAAGCTTTGGCTACGCAAACAATATCCCTCCAAGTTACACAAATGA
- a CDS encoding cold shock domain-containing protein codes for MKLKLPKKANKLVSFGYANNIPPSYTNELCGLKQKVESIWKNIGSPKPSWLDHVTIELVGVNRRHELSVERDNLESQLRAAEEERRREAEALLQNEIVKIAKKYGLDTAKVDEILSIAKKYGLDTAKVDEILSIAKKYDLDITKVYEILKIAKKYGLDAAKVDEILRIAKKYDLDAAEVDEILRIAKRYRLDTTRAYELYRLLKELGPLGFTHSRQLSIHIIRYKLGYRYPHISGIVTMEDGGTAWEFPGGFPPEIYTIICMELRLANQGTSARAIGFTPFKDIY; via the coding sequence ATGAAATTGAAACTACCGAAAAAGGCGAACAAGTTAGTAAGCTTTGGCTACGCAAACAATATCCCTCCAAGTTACACAAATGAATTATGTGGTTTAAAACAAAAAGTAGAGAGTATCTGGAAAAATATAGGCTCTCCAAAACCTAGTTGGCTTGACCATGTAACGATAGAGTTGGTTGGAGTTAATCGCAGACATGAACTAAGTGTTGAGCGAGATAACTTAGAGAGTCAGCTTAGAGCGGCAGAGGAGGAGCGACGCAGGGAAGCAGAAGCTTTACTCCAAAATGAAATTGTAAAAATAGCTAAGAAGTATGGCTTAGATACAGCGAAGGTTGATGAAATTCTAAGCATAGCTAAGAAGTATGGCTTAGATACAGCGAAGGTTGATGAAATTCTAAGCATAGCTAAGAAGTATGACTTAGATATAACGAAGGTTTATGAAATTCTAAAAATAGCTAAGAAGTATGGCTTAGATGCAGCGAAGGTTGATGAAATTCTAAGAATAGCTAAGAAGTATGACTTAGATGCAGCGGAGGTTGATGAAATTCTAAGAATAGCTAAGAGGTATCGCTTAGATACAACGAGGGCTTATGAGTTATATCGACTACTAAAGGAGCTAGGTCCTTTAGGTTTTACACATAGTAGGCAACTCTCGATACATATTATAAGATATAAGCTTGGTTATAGGTATCCCCATATCTCAGGTATTGTGACAATGGAAGATGGAGGTACAGCATGGGAGTTTCCTGGGGGATTTCCTCCAGAAATTTATACAATTATTTGTATGGAACTCCGTTTGGCAAACCAGGGGACGAGTGCTAGAGCAATAGGATTTACACCATTTAAAGATATCTATTAA
- the ppsA gene encoding phosphoenolpyruvate synthase, with translation MSSYVLGFQDIDQTKITIVGGKGANLGELSKIEGIRVPDGFCISTEAFKRIIGETSSINELLDRLSHLKVEDRDKIGELSGEIRRVIEGIAIPQDINEEIARLLSRLDEKNACAVRSSATAEDLPTASFAGQQDTYLNIIGKEAIYQHISKCWASLFTERAVIYRLQNGFDHRKVHLSVVVQKMVFPQVAGILFTADPVTSNRKVLSIDASFGLGEAMVSGLVNADSYKVRNGEIIEKKISTKKLAVYALKDGGTKEQEIEPERQNRQALTDEQILQLDRIGRTIEAHFGSPQDIEWCLVEDTFYIVQSRPITTLFPIPETNDRENHVFVSVGHNQMMTDAMKPLGLSFFLLMTPAPMHTAGGRLFVDVTATLASPVGRETILNVTLGKSDPLMKDALTTIIERGDFIKSLPDDRSPGKSSKGRSPADFQTLNDYDPAIVADLIQQSQTSIEALKQTIQTKSGSDLFDFILEDIQQLKKINADSQSFGVFMTAMNASSWINEKMHEWLGEKNAADTLSQSAPNNITSEMGLALLDVADAIRPYPEVIEYLQSVKNDNFLDELVKLEGGQEAQNAIATFLNKYGMRCVGEIDITRTRWSEKPTTLVPLILSNIKNFEPGASDRKFEQGRQSALKKEQALLERLKQLPEGEQKARETQRMIGLLRNFIGYREYPKYGIVSRYFVYKQALLKEIEQLVQAGVIHEKEDAYYLTFEELREVVRTNQLDYQMIGNRKDEYKLYEKLTPPRVIASDGEIIAGEYKRENLPAEAIVGLAVAAGVIEGRARVILNMEDADLEDGDILVTSFTDPSWTPLFVSIKGLVTEVGGLMTHGAVIAREYGLPAVVGVENATKLIEDGQRIRVHGTEGYVEIL, from the coding sequence ATGAGTTCCTATGTGCTTGGTTTTCAGGACATTGACCAAACAAAAATCACGATCGTTGGGGGTAAAGGCGCAAACTTGGGGGAACTTTCCAAGATTGAAGGAATCCGCGTACCGGATGGCTTTTGTATTTCTACTGAAGCCTTTAAAAGAATCATTGGGGAAACGTCGTCGATTAACGAATTACTCGATCGCTTATCGCATCTAAAGGTGGAAGACCGGGATAAAATCGGTGAACTTAGCGGTGAGATTCGCAGGGTCATCGAAGGGATAGCCATTCCTCAAGACATTAATGAAGAGATCGCCCGCCTGCTCTCCAGGCTTGATGAAAAAAATGCCTGTGCAGTACGATCCAGCGCAACTGCGGAGGATTTACCGACAGCCTCCTTTGCAGGCCAGCAGGATACGTATTTGAACATTATCGGAAAGGAGGCAATCTATCAGCATATCAGCAAGTGCTGGGCATCGCTATTTACCGAGAGAGCAGTAATTTACCGCCTTCAAAACGGCTTCGATCACCGTAAAGTCCACCTGTCTGTGGTTGTTCAGAAGATGGTTTTCCCGCAGGTGGCAGGAATTTTGTTTACTGCCGATCCCGTCACTTCTAATAGAAAAGTGTTATCCATTGATGCCAGCTTCGGACTAGGTGAGGCGATGGTTTCCGGTCTAGTGAATGCTGATAGCTATAAAGTGCGGAACGGCGAGATTATCGAGAAGAAGATATCCACCAAGAAACTGGCTGTTTATGCCTTAAAAGATGGCGGTACGAAAGAACAGGAAATTGAGCCTGAGAGACAGAACAGGCAAGCGCTTACGGATGAGCAGATTTTGCAGCTCGATCGCATCGGGAGAACGATCGAAGCACATTTCGGCAGTCCCCAGGACATTGAATGGTGTTTAGTTGAGGATACGTTTTACATTGTCCAGAGTCGTCCGATCACTACTTTATTCCCAATCCCTGAAACTAACGATCGGGAAAATCACGTCTTTGTTTCTGTCGGCCACAACCAAATGATGACCGATGCCATGAAACCATTGGGATTGTCTTTTTTCCTGTTAATGACCCCTGCACCCATGCACACTGCTGGTGGAAGGTTGTTTGTTGATGTTACAGCGACGCTGGCTTCACCTGTCGGCAGAGAAACTATATTAAACGTCACACTGGGAAAATCCGATCCGCTCATGAAAGACGCACTTACAACCATCATAGAGCGGGGAGATTTTATAAAATCGTTACCCGACGATCGCAGTCCCGGGAAAAGCAGTAAAGGTCGCTCGCCTGCGGATTTTCAAACTCTAAACGACTACGATCCGGCGATTGTTGCTGATTTGATTCAACAGAGTCAAACCTCGATCGAAGCCTTAAAACAAACCATCCAAACTAAATCAGGATCGGATCTGTTTGATTTTATCCTGGAAGATATCCAGCAATTAAAGAAGATCAACGCTGATTCACAGAGTTTTGGTGTGTTTATGACTGCTATGAATGCTTCCTCCTGGATCAATGAAAAAATGCACGAGTGGTTAGGCGAAAAAAACGCAGCGGATACGCTTTCTCAATCAGCACCTAACAATATTACTTCGGAGATGGGTCTGGCACTATTGGATGTTGCGGATGCGATTCGTCCTTACCCGGAAGTCATTGAGTATTTGCAATCTGTAAAAAATGATAACTTTCTAGATGAATTAGTGAAGCTTGAGGGTGGACAGGAAGCCCAAAACGCGATCGCTACTTTTCTCAACAAATACGGAATGCGATGTGTCGGAGAAATCGATATTACGAGAACTCGTTGGAGCGAAAAACCAACAACGCTTGTTCCCTTGATTCTTAGTAACATCAAAAACTTTGAGCCAGGTGCCAGCGATCGCAAATTTGAGCAAGGACGACAGTCAGCCTTGAAAAAAGAACAAGCGTTATTAGAGCGATTGAAGCAATTACCGGAGGGCGAGCAAAAAGCCAGAGAGACACAACGAATGATCGGCCTGCTCCGAAATTTCATCGGCTATCGTGAATATCCAAAGTACGGTATCGTGAGTCGCTACTTCGTTTACAAGCAGGCATTACTTAAAGAAATCGAACAACTCGTACAAGCGGGCGTTATTCATGAAAAAGAAGATGCCTACTATCTCACGTTTGAAGAACTTCGCGAAGTTGTACGTACAAATCAATTAGATTATCAGATGATCGGCAACCGAAAAGACGAGTACAAACTCTATGAAAAACTAACTCCGCCACGGGTGATCGCGTCTGATGGTGAAATCATTGCAGGGGAATATAAACGAGAAAACCTCCCAGCCGAAGCTATTGTAGGTCTGGCTGTTGCTGCCGGAGTTATAGAAGGACGAGCGCGTGTCATCTTAAACATGGAAGACGCCGATCTGGAAGATGGAGATATATTAGTCACCTCGTTTACTGACCCTAGCTGGACACCATTATTTGTATCCATAAAAGGTCTAGTCACCGAAGTTGGTGGACTGATGACTCATGGAGCAGTTATCGCACGTGAATATGGCTTACCGGCAGTTGTCGGAGTAGAAAATGCGACCAAACTGATCGAAGATGGGCAACGAATTCGCGTACATGGAACAGAAGGGTATGTAGAAATCCTTTGA
- a CDS encoding ATP-binding protein: MPRWFNTAGPCRDDIHYQLPATRRLPNLERLIAQQSYFVIHAPRQVGKTTAMLALAKQLTESGQYTAVMLSVEVGAPFSQDIAGAEEAILGAWRRAISIRLPPELQPPAWPSSEPGQQIGDVLSLWAQSSPRPLVILIDEIDALQDQALISILRQLRDGYPNRPKAFPQSVGLIGLRDVRDYKVAAGGSDRLHTSSPFNIKVRSITLRDFNASEVAELYAQHTQDTGQVFTPEAVALAFELTQGQPWLVNALAKEIVEELVTDESIEITPEHILSAKEILIQRQDTHLDSLAERLRENRVKAIIEPMLAGRELPESSNDDRQYLLDLGLLKRDPAGGLVIANPIYREVLPRVLAQGPQDSLPIISPSWLNDRGELLPDALLQAFLAFWLQHGEPLLKSASYPEIAPHLVLMAFLHRVINGGGTLEREYAIGRDRMDLCLRYGEVTLGIELKVWRTRKVDPLSKGLEQLDGYLARLGQDEGWLVIFDRRENAIELEERLNTEIHTTPMGRTVTVIRA; this comes from the coding sequence ATGCCGCGTTGGTTCAATACTGCCGGCCCTTGCCGCGATGACATCCACTATCAGCTTCCTGCCACCCGTCGCCTCCCGAATTTAGAGCGACTGATTGCTCAGCAAAGCTACTTTGTCATCCACGCACCCCGGCAAGTGGGGAAAACCACCGCTATGCTGGCCTTAGCCAAACAACTCACCGAAAGCGGACAATATACAGCCGTGATGCTGTCGGTAGAAGTCGGCGCACCCTTCAGTCAAGACATTGCTGGTGCAGAAGAGGCTATTTTGGGGGCTTGGCGACGGGCGATTTCGATTCGACTTCCCCCAGAATTGCAGCCGCCTGCTTGGCCCTCGTCGGAACCGGGACAGCAAATCGGCGATGTACTCAGCCTGTGGGCACAATCTTCTCCTCGTCCTTTGGTCATTTTGATCGACGAAATTGACGCATTGCAAGACCAAGCGTTGATTTCTATCCTGCGACAACTGCGCGATGGTTATCCCAATCGCCCGAAAGCGTTTCCGCAATCGGTGGGTTTAATTGGTTTGCGGGATGTTCGCGATTATAAAGTGGCTGCGGGGGGAAGCGATCGGCTCCATACATCCAGTCCGTTTAATATTAAAGTGCGATCGATTACTCTCAGAGATTTTAATGCCTCAGAAGTCGCGGAACTCTACGCGCAACATACCCAAGATACCGGACAAGTTTTTACACCTGAAGCCGTAGCCTTAGCTTTTGAACTGACTCAGGGACAACCTTGGTTAGTGAATGCTTTAGCTAAGGAAATTGTAGAAGAATTAGTAACAGATGAATCTATAGAAATTACACCTGAACATATTTTATCAGCTAAAGAAATTTTAATACAGCGGCAAGATACGCATTTGGATAGCTTGGCAGAACGACTCAGAGAAAACCGAGTTAAAGCCATTATCGAGCCGATGCTAGCCGGACGAGAATTGCCAGAATCTTCTAATGACGATCGCCAATATCTCCTAGATTTGGGCTTGCTCAAACGAGATCCAGCCGGGGGTTTAGTCATCGCCAATCCGATTTATCGAGAAGTGTTGCCGCGAGTTTTGGCGCAAGGGCCGCAAGATAGTTTACCGATTATCAGTCCGAGTTGGTTGAACGATCGCGGCGAACTACTACCAGATGCACTCCTGCAAGCGTTTCTCGCCTTTTGGTTGCAACATGGCGAACCGTTACTCAAAAGTGCTTCTTATCCCGAAATTGCACCGCATTTAGTGTTGATGGCGTTTCTGCATCGGGTAATTAATGGTGGGGGAACGTTGGAGCGGGAATATGCGATCGGACGCGACAGAATGGATTTATGTTTGCGTTATGGTGAGGTAACATTGGGAATTGAACTGAAGGTTTGGCGAACTCGGAAAGTCGATCCGTTGAGTAAAGGGTTGGAACAGTTAGATGGGTATTTGGCTCGATTGGGACAAGATGAAGGGTGGTTGGTGATATTCGATCGACGCGAGAATGCGATCGAATTAGAAGAGCGATTGAATACTGAAATTCATACTACTCCAATGGGGCGAACTGTTACAGTTATTCGTGCGTGA
- a CDS encoding DUF5615 family PIN-like protein encodes MKLLFDENLSPKLPNRLSDIFPNSLHVL; translated from the coding sequence ATGAAATTACTTTTTGATGAAAATTTGTCGCCCAAGTTGCCGAATCGTTTGAGCGATATTTTCCCAAATTCACTTCACGTCCTTTGA
- a CDS encoding DUF5615 family PIN-like protein — MIVSKDADMHDLSLVFGNPPKVIWLRLGNCSTLQVENLLRRDFNAIKLFYEDES, encoded by the coding sequence ATGATTGTCTCGAAAGACGCGGATATGCACGACCTGAGCTTAGTATTTGGGAATCCACCGAAAGTTATTTGGCTTCGCCTGGGAAACTGTTCGACATTGCAAGTTGAAAATTTGCTGCGTCGGGATTTTAATGCGATTAAGTTATTTTATGAAGATGAGAGTTGA
- a CDS encoding Crp/Fnr family transcriptional regulator gives MNELNSNLADWLQTVLLFQGLSRSQMLRLCQTIQPQTWQKDELIFKQGSPATGFFVVKTGRVKVFKVSPIGKEQILNIVEQGDNFAEVAALDGQPFPASAAALDRVELIFFPRQVFLELLRQDPDIAINMLVSLSQHSRHLVSVIEDLSFKDVPQRLAAYLLNLYYVSSQKSSARSKSIDLVMLDLTKTQLAAALGTIPATLSRAFYRLSSEGIIVVNGSQIELLDRDRLQALSQTVELGDRF, from the coding sequence ATGAACGAACTTAATTCTAATTTGGCTGATTGGTTGCAGACGGTTCTGCTTTTCCAGGGACTCTCGCGATCGCAAATGCTCCGCTTGTGCCAGACTATTCAGCCCCAAACCTGGCAGAAAGATGAACTTATCTTCAAACAAGGCAGTCCAGCCACAGGATTTTTTGTCGTGAAAACGGGGCGCGTCAAGGTTTTTAAAGTTTCACCGATCGGCAAAGAGCAAATTCTCAATATTGTTGAGCAGGGAGATAACTTTGCGGAAGTTGCAGCCCTAGATGGTCAGCCATTTCCGGCATCCGCCGCCGCCTTGGATCGAGTGGAACTGATCTTTTTTCCTCGCCAAGTATTTCTAGAGCTACTTCGCCAAGATCCTGATATTGCCATTAATATGCTGGTTAGTTTATCCCAGCATTCACGCCATTTAGTCAGTGTCATTGAAGATTTATCGTTCAAAGACGTGCCACAACGCCTAGCTGCGTATCTCCTCAATCTCTATTATGTGAGTTCTCAAAAATCTAGTGCTCGCTCAAAATCGATCGACCTTGTGATGTTAGATTTAACCAAAACCCAACTCGCAGCAGCACTGGGTACGATTCCCGCGACGCTTTCTAGAGCCTTTTATCGTCTCAGCAGTGAAGGAATTATTGTCGTCAATGGTTCACAGATTGAATTACTCGATCGCGATCGGCTACAAGCGTTGAGTCAGACTGTAGAGTTGGGCGATCGCTTTTAG
- a CDS encoding nitric-oxide reductase large subunit — translation MANPTFDLGEMRVPKRTWKFSLPTWLVLICIVTFSVLIFAGSAIYKNAPPIPATVVSPQQEIILTQANIEAGQVAYLGRGGQHIGSIWGHGSYLAPDWTADVLHRWGLATAGLLYNGNSDFSEADLQALSAVDRATLQAQVQQEFKTNRYESETGALTLTAAQTQGLTKVFDSYKTLLSQGSKIHSIPSGWFTDDTQIRNVTAFFSWTAWAASADRPNAPFSYTANFPHDDLIGNQAPAQFLIWSIVSVIVLIAAIGIFLFVYITQEDSEEVIAVAHRPLIRIATPSQKVTTLFFGVAMTLFLVQMLMGMVTAHYAVEGDGFYGVPLQQYLPYAASRTWHLQLAVFWIATCWLAAGLYFAPRFGKHEPKLQAWGNGGLLVALTVVVVGSLIGSWASVQGIIGGDNSFWFGHQGYEYVELGRLWQLLLIGGMVFWLWLMYRALKPALKAEGDKTGLNHFFLYSAITIPLFYASGLMYNNHTHLSIAEYWRWWVVHLWVEGFFEVFATVAIAYLCSELGFLKRSSALRATYMTTILYLGSGVIGTLHHLYFAGTPVFITSMGSVASALEVVPLTLIGFEVVKSMKLSQEAQGFYRVPLKFFIATAFWNLIGAGVFGFLINPPIVLYYSQGLNTTPIHAHSALFGVYGSLAIALMLFALREITPDRAWDEKNFNLSFWWINVGLGMMMVLGLIPNGFYQLVQSVNHGTWYARSAEVIGSAWMQWTVWLRIPGDIVFSVGALILVFCVIKAIVAIFQQPTQAQPLETIAAETPVVSH, via the coding sequence ATGGCAAATCCAACTTTCGATCTCGGTGAGATGAGGGTGCCGAAACGTACCTGGAAATTTAGCCTTCCAACTTGGCTGGTGCTAATTTGCATCGTCACTTTTTCAGTGTTGATCTTTGCAGGATCGGCGATTTACAAAAATGCACCACCGATTCCCGCTACTGTGGTGTCGCCGCAACAGGAAATCATTCTAACTCAAGCGAATATTGAAGCTGGGCAAGTAGCCTATCTGGGTCGCGGTGGACAACATATTGGGAGTATTTGGGGGCACGGCAGTTACCTAGCTCCCGACTGGACAGCCGATGTCCTGCACCGTTGGGGTCTTGCCACTGCCGGACTTTTATATAACGGTAATTCAGATTTTAGTGAAGCCGATTTACAGGCTTTATCGGCAGTCGATCGCGCTACTCTCCAAGCGCAGGTACAGCAAGAATTTAAAACCAATCGTTATGAGTCAGAGACAGGCGCTTTAACCCTAACTGCGGCTCAAACTCAGGGACTAACCAAGGTTTTTGATAGCTATAAAACTTTGCTATCCCAAGGCTCCAAGATTCATTCCATTCCTAGCGGTTGGTTTACTGACGACACGCAAATCCGCAATGTCACCGCTTTCTTTAGTTGGACGGCTTGGGCAGCATCTGCCGATCGTCCGAATGCACCATTTTCCTATACCGCCAACTTTCCCCACGATGACTTGATTGGCAATCAGGCTCCGGCTCAATTCTTGATCTGGTCAATTGTGTCGGTGATTGTGCTGATTGCGGCGATCGGTATATTTCTGTTTGTTTACATCACCCAAGAAGATAGCGAAGAAGTAATCGCTGTCGCCCATCGCCCCCTCATTCGGATTGCCACACCTAGCCAAAAAGTCACCACCCTCTTCTTTGGGGTTGCCATGACTTTGTTTTTGGTGCAAATGTTGATGGGAATGGTCACAGCCCATTACGCGGTAGAAGGCGACGGCTTCTATGGTGTGCCACTTCAGCAATATTTACCCTATGCCGCCTCGCGGACTTGGCATTTACAGCTAGCAGTATTTTGGATTGCCACCTGTTGGCTCGCCGCAGGGCTATATTTCGCGCCAAGGTTTGGTAAACATGAGCCGAAGTTGCAAGCTTGGGGCAATGGCGGTTTGTTAGTGGCTTTGACTGTCGTTGTTGTTGGTTCCTTAATCGGATCTTGGGCTAGTGTCCAAGGCATTATCGGCGGTGACAATAGTTTCTGGTTTGGACATCAGGGCTATGAATATGTAGAACTTGGTCGCCTCTGGCAATTATTGCTGATTGGTGGCATGGTGTTTTGGCTCTGGCTGATGTACCGCGCCCTCAAGCCTGCGCTCAAGGCGGAAGGTGATAAAACGGGACTGAATCATTTCTTTCTCTACAGTGCGATTACAATTCCCCTGTTCTATGCGTCAGGGTTGATGTACAACAATCACACCCATTTGAGCATTGCCGAATATTGGCGTTGGTGGGTTGTGCATTTATGGGTAGAAGGCTTCTTTGAGGTGTTTGCGACGGTAGCGATCGCCTATCTATGTAGCGAATTGGGCTTTCTAAAGCGCTCATCAGCCCTGAGAGCCACCTACATGACGACAATTCTCTATCTCGGTAGTGGCGTAATCGGCACGTTACACCATCTCTACTTTGCAGGAACACCTGTATTCATTACGTCGATGGGTTCCGTTGCTTCAGCCTTAGAAGTCGTTCCCTTGACCTTAATTGGCTTTGAAGTGGTGAAGTCGATGAAGCTATCCCAAGAAGCGCAAGGATTTTATCGAGTACCACTAAAATTCTTTATTGCCACTGCTTTTTGGAACTTAATTGGCGCAGGTGTCTTTGGTTTCTTAATCAATCCACCGATCGTTCTCTATTATTCCCAAGGACTAAACACAACTCCAATTCACGCTCACTCTGCACTCTTCGGTGTGTATGGCTCCCTGGCGATCGCCCTGATGCTCTTTGCCTTGCGTGAAATCACGCCCGATCGCGCATGGGATGAGAAAAACTTCAATTTATCCTTCTGGTGGATCAATGTTGGTCTAGGCATGATGATGGTTTTAGGCCTGATTCCTAATGGTTTTTATCAATTGGTGCAATCCGTTAATCATGGCACTTGGTACGCTCGCAGTGCTGAAGTCATTGGTTCGGCATGGATGCAGTGGACAGTTTGGCTACGCATCCCTGGGGATATCGTCTTCTCGGTTGGTGCATTGATCCTCGTCTTTTGCGTGATTAAAGCGATCGTGGCTATTTTCCAACAGCCTACTCAAGCCCAACCCCTCGAAACCATTGCGGCTGAGACTCCGGTCGTCAGTCATTAG